TCCTTTGAGATGATAAGAGTCATTAGCGGCATAATGGACATAGTGAGGAGTGGTAACAGGACTGCTCCTGTAAACTTGTCAGTGTAGCTGTCGGGTCGTCCGGTTATGTCGAAGTGTGTGGCAATAGATTTGGGCAAGTTATTCCAGAGGGCAAGAAGGAGAATAAGATACGCAGCTAACGAAATCAGCTGGATTAAAAGATGTCGCTCGACTTTTACAGGCTCAAGCTGTTTTTTGGCCTTTGCAGGCATTCGCAGGTCCTCCTTTTCATAGGCTTCCTTGCCCACTCTGTAGCTTAGAAATGCTACTGCAACGATTATAATTAGGAATACAATAAGAAAAACTTGATCGGGGAGGTTTAGCAGCATGTTCATTGCAATAAGCACCAATCCTGCCATAACGCAGAATATGCCAGCAAAGGTGTTTGCTTTTCTCCACGCTTCTTTTGAAAGGTAGGTGTATCCCATTCTTACTCCGACATACGGATTAGGTCTGTTTCTGAGAGCATAGGTGAGCAGCCCTATAATTATCAGCAAAAAGGACAGAAAAGTTTTCAAATCTTCCATTCTTTCACCTCCTCTACTTTCTCAATTACGTTTCTTAAAATGCTAATTTCTCTTCTTAAATCCTTCAGAACAACTTTTCCGAGTTCTGTTAGTCTGTAGCATTTCCTTGGTCTCGTATCCTCAACCCAGAAGCTCTCCACAAGACCCTGCTTTTGCAGACGCTTCAGAAGGTCGTACAGTGCACCCTCGGAGGGGACGAATTCTCCAGAACTCAGGTTTTCGAAAGATTTTCTTATGGCGTATCCGTGCATTTCACCGTTTTCCAGAATGTTCAGGACTGCATAGGAGTAGATACCCGACCTTATTTCTTTTCTTAGCCTCTTCAACACCTTTTCCCTGTTTCCCATAAACACCACTAACTACGATACATCGTAGTAAGTAGTATATGTAACTTTCGTATAACAATTGTATAACAATCCTAACTTTTTTAGAGCTCCTCACACCTGTATTTTTCATGCAGGCATACCGCTACGAGTGCAAAGCTGAGGGAGGGCTGACGCATTACGTTGCTCTGGATGAGGAAACACCCTTTTAATTTTTTGGTGGGACTATGCTGAAAGAATTGGAGGTAAATGGTAAAAGGTTTTTCTTGGCTCCCGAATCCAACTTTTGGGCCATAGGTGAGAGAGAGGAGGTGGAGAGGTTCTACAGAGAAAGAAAGGATGCTCTTCTGGAGGAAATGCAGAGATACCGATTTGAGGTTGACATCAGGACTGCTTACATCAACCCTACCGAGAGCTGCAACAGAAACTGTCCGTACTGCTACATCCCTGCCGAAATCAGAGAAAGGGGGACAAAGATGAGCTACGAAAAGCTTGAAGAGATCCTCACGGTGCTTGCCGAAAATGGTGTGGAGAGAGTCATTTTTCACGGAGCGGAGCCCTTAATGGTAAAGGATGAAATCTTCAGAGCAATGGAGGATTTCGATTTCAAGTACGGCATCCAGACTAACGCAACGCTGCTGGAGGAAGAAGACGCTGAGCTTCTCATGAAGAAGGGGGCAAGCGTTGGAATTTCCCTCGACAGCCCATACAAGGAGACGAACGATTATCTGAGGGGAAAGGGGCATTACGATGCTGTTATGAGGGCTCTCGACTTCTTTGATGGTTATAGGAGCTTAAATATTATAATGACGGTTAACAAGCACAACTTCCAGCATCTGCCTGCAATGGTTGACTTTCTCGCCGGAAAAGTTAGTGTGATGCTCGCAAATCCTGTAAGAGGGACAAGTCCGGGTGGAAGGGAGTTGAGACCGCCGGAAGGATTCGAAGATTACTACATCAAAGCCATTGATAGGGCGATCGAGAACACGAAGAGCGGTAGGAGGATAGTTATCGGCGATTTTGCCAACATTCTCCTCGGGCTGGTCGCACCCACGTCCAGAGTTCTGCAGTGCGACATTTCTCCCTGCGGCGGCGGGAGAAGGTTTTTCGCAGTAAGTGCGGACGGCATATACCCCTGCGGGGAGTTCATCGGTATGGAAGAGTTCAGAGCAAATCTTTCGGCCCTATCCGACTGGAGCAGCTTGATTGAGAAGTTTGAGGTAGTCAGAAAGAGGACCGTTGAGCAAATTGAGGAGTGCAGGAATTGTGAGTTCAGAAATCTCTGCGGAGCCCCCTGTCCGGCGGAAATTTACGCCGAAAGTGGAACAATGCTCAGGAAAAGCCCATACTGTGAGTTCTACAAAAAACTTGCCCTGAAGGCCATGGACGTCATAGCGAGGGGTGATGTAAGGAACGTTCTGAAGCTTGAAAGGATGAAGGCTATCTACAGGGTTGAAGATTTTTAAGCGTTAAATTTTTAACTGAAAATAATCAAAATTTTTTGTGAGGAAAAGGTATGCTGCCCTGGCAATTGTCCTTGCGCTGATTTTGTCTCTGGCCCTACCAGAACTGCTTTTCCAGCTCTATCCCTCTTCTGCTGTACTTAATGTGGATAAGCTCTTAAATCCCCCACCTGAGAACCCAAATCCCTTCGCTGCGGAGCCTCCAGCCAACAAATACCTCGATTCGGTGTGGGCTGAGAGCCACAGAAACAGCTACTGTCAGGCAAGCTCCCCATTCGAAGCTCCAAGGTTTCCGGAAAAGCTGAGATTTGAGTACCTCACCCTCCGCGATCTCCCCATAACAATAGCGTTCTCCGAGCCCTACGAAGACGGCAAGAGGGTTGCGTGGGTCTCAACAGTTGGCTTTACCGGCAAGATAGCCAAGATAGACCTCGAAAACTTCAGCTTGATAGATGAAATCACTCCTGAAGGGCACAGAATGGGCATAAGCGGCGCCTATAGCGTTCTCGCGAATCGCACCTTCTTCGTTCCAAAGCTGAACAGGATATACGCTTACGGTGATAACGGCAGACTTTCCAGAATCGAGCTGAAGGGTGTCTTTGAGCTACCTGAAGTGTGCAGCGGAGAGGAGATAGTTGGAATAACGCTTACCTACGACGGAATGATAGCCTTTGCAACGAACTTCGGCAGGGTTGGTGTAGTATCGCCCAACTTTGGCGATTACGCCCTTTACCCAATAAACCAAAACTGCGAGATTGCCGAGACGATTTCCAACTCCATAGCCGCAGATGAGAGCGGTGGGATATACGTCGTGACAGATAAGGCGGTGTACAGAATAAACTGGGACGGCAAGAGTTTGAGACTCGGCTGGAGGGCCGAATACCAGACTGGGGAGCAGAGGGGAGGGAGGCTCGGAAAGGGCTCCGGCTCCACCCCATCGCTTATGAACTGCGGCGAGGACAGGTTTGTGGTTATAACAGATGGACAGAGGCTCATGCACATGGTTCTTTTCTGGAGGGATGAGATTCCAGAAGACTGGAAAGGGATTGAGGGAAGAGACAGGAGGATTGCTGCTGAAGTCCCCGTAACATTCGGCTTTGAGAAGGATGAGAGCTACTCCGAGCAGTCGGTGCTTGTTAGAAACTGCTCTGCAGCGATAACAAACAACAGGCTTGGCTTGAGGTTGCTCGACCTCCTGCCAGAAAGGCTTCAACCATTCTCTATGCTCCTCTCTAACGTCCCAGGAATCGCTCCTTACGGAGTTGAGAAGTTCGAGTGGGATGCTGAGAAAAGAGCACTCAGAAGCGTGTGGGCGAGCAACGTGAGCATTCCAAACGCCATACCGACAATGAGTGACAAAACGAATCTCCTCTACGCCATAGGCCAGAGAGGTGGATTCTGGACTCTCGAAGCTGTGAACTGGGAAAGCGGTGAGGCTGTGTGGTATGCGCGAATCTCTCCCCTCCCTGCTCACAACAGCTTTTACGCTGCAACTGAAATCGGCCCGGATGGCTGCATCTATACGGGCATGCTCTGGGGTGTGGCGAGGCTCTGCAACGCGGATTAAGTGGAAAAAAGGTTAATAAGTCCCTAACACTCAATTATATACCGTGAAGGTCGCACTTGGTGGAACCTTCGAGCCGTTGCACGAGGGGCACAAAAAGCTGATTGACGTGGCGATAAAGCTTGGAGGAAGGGACATAACCATAGGCGTTACCAGCGACAGAATGGCGAGAGCGAGAATCAGGAGCGTCCTACCCTTTGCCATAAGAGCGGAGAACGTGAAAAGGTACGTCATGAGAAAATACGGGTTCGAGCCGGAAATTGTTAAGATAACCAACCCCTACGGAAAAACGCTCGATGTTGACTTCGAGTACCTCGTTGTATCGCCAGAAACCTACGAGATGGCTTTGAAGATTAACCAGAAGAGGGAAGAGCTCGGAAAGAGAAAGATAACCATAGTAAAGGTTGACTGGATGATGGCAGAAGACGGGAAGCCCATTTCTTCAACAAGAATAAAGAGGGGCGAGATAGACAGGTACGGCGGGATTATCTAAGCTGAGGTTTCCAGAAGGAAAAGCTCGTCGAGCGTGTTAAGGAAAAGGGCTTCGTAAAGCTCAGGCTGCATTTCCAGTACAACTTTCCCCCTAGTGAGCACATAATGTCTAAACTTGGCTGGCAGAAGGATACAACATCAACGGGGAGAGAAAGCTCATCCTCAAGCCTCACTCCGAGCCTTAGATAGAATTTGAGGCTTTTGTTTGTTGAGTAACGTGATAATGTTGTATCTCACCGCAAGCCTTTCAACCTTGCTCATGCTTTCAAAATCCTTTGAAGTTATCTCTCTGATGGACTCAATGGAGTCGTAAATGTTCCTTTATCAGCCTCTTAACGAAATTCCGGTTTATTACAAAGTTAAATCACTTCAATCTTTAAAAATTTTCCAGCTTGCAAAAATAAAAAGATTTAAATCGCTTCTACCAAACAAAAAGCAGGTGATAGTATGAAAGTGAATGGTGTTGAGGTTGAGGAGACTTTTGCTGAGGCCTTCGATATAAAAATTGCGAGGGTTTTGATAACGGGCTACGACTATTACTGGGCCTGGGTTGCTGCCAACGAGGCTACGGGGTTTGGCACCTCGGTAATTATGTGCCCTGCCGAGGCTGGAATCGAGATTAAGGCCAAGCCCTCAGAAACTCCCGATGGGAGGCCGGGATACTACATCCAGATCTGCCACATGAGCAAGAAGGGGCTTGAGGAGCAGCTTCTGGCCAGACTCGGCCAGTGTGTGCTTACGGCTCCAACTACGGCAGTGTTTAACGGTTTGCCAGACGCTGAAGAGAAGTTCGACACCGGCTTCAAGCTGAAGTTCTTCGCCGATGGCTACGAGAAGGAAGTTGAGGTTGGAGGAAGGAAGTGCTGGGCCGTGCCAATGATGGAAGGAGACTTCATAATCGAGAACGACATCGGCTACACAAACGGAATTGCTGGAGGAAACTTCTTCATTATGGCCGAAACGCAGCCATCAGCCCTTGCTGCCGCAAAAGCTGCTGTTGATGCGATTAGCGACGTTGAGGGCGTAATCACTCCGTTCCCTGGTGGAATCGTCGCCTCTGGCTCGAAGGTTGGGGCCAACAAGTACAAGTTCCTGAAAGCATCAACCAATGAGAAATTCGCTCCGAGCATCAGAGACCAGGTCGAGGGAACGCAGATTCCTGAGGGAGTTAAGGCGGTTTACGAGATTGTCATCAACGGTCTCAACGCTGATGCAATAAAGGAGGCCACGAGAGTCGGAATACTCGCTGCTACAAAGATTCCGGGAGTCGTGAAGATTACTGCCGGCAATTACGGTGGGAAGCTCGGAAAGCACATCATAAACCTGAACGAGCTCTTCTAAATTTTTATTTTTATGAAAACTATTCTA
The nucleotide sequence above comes from Archaeoglobus fulgidus DSM 4304. Encoded proteins:
- a CDS encoding DUF1648 domain-containing protein, yielding MEDLKTFLSFLLIIIGLLTYALRNRPNPYVGVRMGYTYLSKEAWRKANTFAGIFCVMAGLVLIAMNMLLNLPDQVFLIVFLIIIVAVAFLSYRVGKEAYEKEDLRMPAKAKKQLEPVKVERHLLIQLISLAAYLILLLALWNNLPKSIATHFDITGRPDSYTDKFTGAVLLPLLTMSIMPLMTLIISKEPMLTRFPTKGVKALTLVHLLIVALMALRLFYNAGIPDKF
- a CDS encoding PadR family transcriptional regulator, whose translation is MGNREKVLKRLRKEIRSGIYSYAVLNILENGEMHGYAIRKSFENLSSGEFVPSEGALYDLLKRLQKQGLVESFWVEDTRPRKCYRLTELGKVVLKDLRREISILRNVIEKVEEVKEWKI
- the cbpA gene encoding modified peptide precursor CbpA codes for the protein MQAYRYECKAEGGLTHYVALDEETPF
- the cbpB gene encoding peptide-modifying radical SAM enzyme CbpB, with the translated sequence MLKELEVNGKRFFLAPESNFWAIGEREEVERFYRERKDALLEEMQRYRFEVDIRTAYINPTESCNRNCPYCYIPAEIRERGTKMSYEKLEEILTVLAENGVERVIFHGAEPLMVKDEIFRAMEDFDFKYGIQTNATLLEEEDAELLMKKGASVGISLDSPYKETNDYLRGKGHYDAVMRALDFFDGYRSLNIIMTVNKHNFQHLPAMVDFLAGKVSVMLANPVRGTSPGGRELRPPEGFEDYYIKAIDRAIENTKSGRRIVIGDFANILLGLVAPTSRVLQCDISPCGGGRRFFAVSADGIYPCGEFIGMEEFRANLSALSDWSSLIEKFEVVRKRTVEQIEECRNCEFRNLCGAPCPAEIYAESGTMLRKSPYCEFYKKLALKAMDVIARGDVRNVLKLERMKAIYRVEDF
- a CDS encoding phosphopantetheine adenylyltransferase encodes the protein MKVALGGTFEPLHEGHKKLIDVAIKLGGRDITIGVTSDRMARARIRSVLPFAIRAENVKRYVMRKYGFEPEIVKITNPYGKTLDVDFEYLVVSPETYEMALKINQKREELGKRKITIVKVDWMMAEDGKPISSTRIKRGEIDRYGGII
- the fhcD gene encoding formylmethanofuran--tetrahydromethanopterin N-formyltransferase, giving the protein MKVNGVEVEETFAEAFDIKIARVLITGYDYYWAWVAANEATGFGTSVIMCPAEAGIEIKAKPSETPDGRPGYYIQICHMSKKGLEEQLLARLGQCVLTAPTTAVFNGLPDAEEKFDTGFKLKFFADGYEKEVEVGGRKCWAVPMMEGDFIIENDIGYTNGIAGGNFFIMAETQPSALAAAKAAVDAISDVEGVITPFPGGIVASGSKVGANKYKFLKASTNEKFAPSIRDQVEGTQIPEGVKAVYEIVINGLNADAIKEATRVGILAATKIPGVVKITAGNYGGKLGKHIINLNELF